Proteins encoded by one window of Sphingosinicella sp. BN140058:
- the nagE gene encoding N-acetylglucosamine-specific PTS transporter subunit IIBC, whose amino-acid sequence MIAFRLDRLQPLGRALMLPIAVLPAAGMLLRLGQPDLLNIAFVAGAGEAIFAHLGLLFAIGVAVGLARENHGAAGLAGAVAFLVTTEGAKALLQVPPETVAAFADQAAKDMAAAAYKNAQLAKLSIPAGILSGIAGGMLYNRFATISLPEYLAFFAGRRFVPIVAGFAGLFGALLFGLGFPWLAGGIDGLSRWVVEAGSVGLFVYGTLNRLLIVTGLHHILNNLAWFIIGDYNGVTGDLKRFYAGDPTAGAFMAGYFPVMMFGLPAACLAMYHSARPERRKAVGGMLFSLALTAFLTGITEPIEFSFMFLAPALYAVHAVLTGLSAVLMNALGVKLGFGFSAGLFDYVLGYGLSTRPLMLIPVGLAYSAIYYAIFRFCIVRFDLKTPGRETEEMVETANEGGDTSRAGNFVGALGGAANFVRIDACMTRLRLELADPAKIDEPRLRALGAKGIVRPGGNALQVVLGPIADQVAGEIRDAVRSGDGVSAPAPIASPQPRSEPAQSLPAAASRDESASIVAALGGDSNIQRLVVRANRLLIDLAEPGRLDEAALAKLGVRAVTRSPAGALHVLLAPSAAGWAKALAREHA is encoded by the coding sequence ATGATCGCTTTCCGGCTCGACCGCCTTCAGCCGCTCGGCCGCGCATTGATGCTGCCGATCGCAGTGCTTCCGGCCGCGGGCATGCTGCTCCGCCTCGGCCAGCCCGATCTGCTCAACATCGCCTTCGTCGCCGGCGCCGGCGAGGCAATCTTCGCCCATCTCGGCCTGCTCTTCGCGATCGGAGTCGCAGTTGGCCTCGCCCGCGAAAATCACGGCGCCGCCGGCCTTGCCGGTGCCGTCGCCTTCCTCGTCACCACCGAAGGCGCCAAGGCCCTGCTTCAGGTGCCGCCCGAGACGGTTGCCGCCTTTGCCGATCAGGCCGCCAAGGATATGGCTGCAGCCGCCTACAAGAACGCGCAGCTCGCGAAGCTCAGCATCCCGGCCGGCATTCTCTCCGGCATCGCCGGAGGCATGCTCTACAATCGATTCGCGACGATCAGCCTGCCCGAATATTTGGCCTTCTTCGCGGGGCGCCGCTTCGTCCCGATCGTCGCCGGCTTTGCAGGCCTGTTCGGGGCCTTGCTGTTCGGGCTCGGCTTCCCCTGGCTGGCCGGCGGCATCGACGGGCTCAGCCGCTGGGTGGTCGAAGCGGGCAGCGTCGGCCTGTTCGTCTACGGCACGCTCAACCGGCTGCTGATCGTCACCGGGTTGCACCACATTCTGAACAATCTCGCCTGGTTCATCATCGGCGATTACAACGGCGTGACCGGCGATCTGAAGCGCTTCTATGCCGGCGATCCGACCGCCGGCGCGTTCATGGCCGGCTATTTCCCGGTGATGATGTTCGGCCTCCCAGCCGCCTGTCTGGCGATGTACCACTCGGCGCGGCCGGAGCGCCGTAAGGCGGTCGGCGGCATGCTGTTCTCGCTCGCGCTCACCGCCTTCCTGACCGGCATCACCGAGCCGATCGAGTTCAGCTTCATGTTCCTTGCACCGGCACTCTACGCCGTGCACGCGGTGCTGACCGGCCTTTCGGCCGTGCTGATGAACGCCCTGGGCGTGAAGCTCGGCTTCGGCTTCTCGGCCGGCCTGTTCGATTATGTGCTCGGCTACGGCCTGTCGACGCGGCCGCTGATGCTGATTCCGGTCGGCCTTGCCTATTCCGCGATCTACTATGCGATCTTCCGCTTCTGCATCGTTCGCTTCGACCTCAAGACTCCCGGCCGCGAGACGGAGGAGATGGTGGAGACCGCAAACGAGGGCGGCGACACCAGCCGCGCCGGCAATTTCGTCGGTGCACTTGGCGGCGCGGCCAATTTCGTTCGGATCGATGCCTGCATGACACGGCTTCGGCTCGAACTGGCCGATCCCGCGAAGATCGACGAACCTCGCCTGCGGGCGCTCGGCGCCAAGGGCATCGTTCGCCCGGGCGGCAACGCGCTCCAGGTCGTGCTCGGGCCGATCGCCGACCAGGTCGCCGGCGAGATCCGCGATGCCGTGCGCAGCGGCGACGGCGTATCCGCACCCGCGCCGATTGCCTCGCCCCAACCCCGTTCCGAGCCGGCCCAGTCGCTCCCGGCTGCCGCCTCGCGCGACGAATCCGCCAGCATAGTTGCCGCGCTGGGCGGCGACTCGAACATTCAGCGCCTCGTCGTTCGCGCGAACCGGCTGCTGATCGATCTCGCCGAGCCCGGCCGGCTCGACGAAGCCGCCCTCGCTAAGCTCGGCGTCCGCGCTGTAACCCGGTCTCCCGCCGGTGCCCTTCACGTCCTGCTGGCGCCGAGCGCGGCCGGCTGGGCGAAGGCGTTGGCACGCGAACACGCCTGA
- the ptsP gene encoding phosphoenolpyruvate--protein phosphotransferase: MRNVVLLAPAKGWASGLDEVPDEVFAGRMMGDGMAIDPLAGEIVAPCDGTITLIAQTGHAVTLRAANGAEVLIHVGLETVRLGGKGFTAHVGKDAQVRAGDLLISFDIDAIALDARSMVTPIVVTNSEMFRFTVEAQGLVAAGAPIGTIEAIEEGARDGAEKAGSSAVRDVLVSLPNGIHARPAARIAAGAKAFNADVTLRAKDGEARARSPVSVMALDIRAGDRIEIHATGPDAEAAASALATLIETELPALEDHSPPVRAASEPASAPATSAGAEPGRISGVCAVPGLVIGTAVQLRKTVQEVAREGKGAAEERRTLDTALSEVRANLAAASAGREATAAAIATAHLELIEDDDILEAAHAGLARGESAGFAWRSALAGVAADLQATGNPLLQERVQDLLDLERQVLAVIGGEQRASLPDFPADAIVLAEGILPSDVVALTGRIAGLCTADGGPTSHVAVLAAAAGLPTMVAAGHGLARIPDGTRIILDAAAGRIDADPTPDDLAAAETRIAAAAETRRRDEDAAKQDCRTADGVRIELFANLASVEEAAAAVAVGAEGCGLLRTEFLFLEREAAPSENEQRTVYQAIADALGDRPLIVRTLDVGGDKPIPFLPIPHEDNPALGLRGVRTSLWRPDLLDDQLRAILRVRPAGRCRIMVPMVSGLDELREVRERAHAVAAEIGETAPFELGVMIETPAAAMLVDQLAAEADFFSVGTNDLTQYTLAMDRTNALVAAQVDAFHPAVLRLIGVAAEAARRRGRVIGACGGLASDPLGACLLVGLGLTELSVTAAYVPTIKARLRGITVAECTALAERALAQTSTADVRRIADEPVATIRLAGASA; the protein is encoded by the coding sequence GCCCCGTGCGACGGCACGATCACGCTGATTGCCCAGACGGGACATGCCGTGACGCTGCGCGCCGCCAACGGCGCCGAGGTATTGATCCACGTCGGACTGGAAACGGTACGGCTCGGCGGCAAGGGCTTCACCGCCCACGTCGGCAAGGACGCACAGGTTCGCGCCGGCGACCTGTTGATCTCGTTCGATATCGACGCGATCGCGTTGGACGCCCGCAGCATGGTGACACCGATCGTCGTCACCAACAGCGAGATGTTCCGCTTCACCGTGGAGGCACAAGGTCTCGTCGCGGCCGGCGCGCCCATCGGCACGATCGAAGCGATCGAGGAGGGCGCCCGTGACGGCGCCGAGAAGGCGGGCTCGAGCGCCGTGCGCGACGTGCTGGTCAGCCTGCCTAACGGCATCCACGCCCGCCCCGCGGCGCGGATCGCGGCCGGCGCCAAGGCCTTCAACGCCGACGTGACGCTTCGCGCGAAAGACGGCGAGGCGCGCGCGCGCAGTCCTGTCTCCGTCATGGCCCTGGACATCCGCGCGGGAGATCGGATCGAAATCCATGCAACCGGCCCGGATGCCGAAGCCGCCGCGAGCGCGCTTGCGACCCTGATCGAGACCGAATTGCCCGCGCTCGAAGATCATTCGCCGCCGGTGCGCGCGGCTTCGGAACCGGCATCTGCCCCTGCCACCTCTGCCGGCGCCGAGCCTGGCCGGATCTCCGGCGTCTGCGCGGTGCCAGGTCTGGTGATCGGAACCGCCGTGCAGCTTCGCAAGACGGTTCAGGAGGTTGCGCGCGAGGGGAAGGGGGCGGCGGAGGAACGCCGTACGCTCGATACCGCCCTGTCCGAGGTGCGCGCGAATCTTGCCGCCGCGAGCGCCGGCCGCGAGGCGACCGCAGCAGCAATCGCCACCGCCCATCTCGAGCTGATCGAGGACGACGATATCCTCGAAGCCGCGCATGCGGGGCTCGCCCGGGGAGAAAGCGCCGGCTTTGCCTGGCGTAGCGCACTCGCGGGCGTCGCCGCCGATCTGCAGGCGACCGGCAATCCTCTTCTCCAGGAGCGAGTTCAGGATCTGCTCGATCTCGAAAGGCAGGTGCTCGCTGTCATCGGCGGCGAGCAGCGTGCTTCGCTGCCCGATTTTCCGGCTGATGCGATCGTGCTGGCTGAAGGCATCCTTCCGTCCGACGTCGTCGCGCTGACCGGCCGCATTGCCGGTCTGTGCACGGCCGATGGTGGACCGACCTCGCATGTGGCGGTGCTCGCCGCGGCGGCGGGTCTGCCGACCATGGTAGCGGCCGGTCATGGTCTCGCCCGGATCCCCGACGGCACCCGGATCATCCTCGACGCCGCGGCCGGACGGATCGATGCCGATCCGACGCCGGATGATCTCGCCGCTGCCGAAACGCGCATCGCCGCCGCAGCCGAGACACGGCGCCGCGACGAAGACGCCGCCAAGCAGGACTGCCGCACCGCGGACGGTGTCCGCATCGAACTGTTCGCGAACCTCGCTTCGGTCGAAGAAGCCGCTGCTGCGGTCGCCGTCGGTGCCGAGGGCTGCGGCCTGCTGCGTACCGAATTCCTGTTTCTCGAGCGCGAGGCTGCGCCAAGCGAGAACGAGCAGCGCACCGTCTATCAGGCGATCGCCGATGCGCTCGGCGATCGGCCGCTGATCGTTCGCACGCTCGATGTCGGCGGCGACAAGCCGATCCCGTTCCTGCCGATCCCGCACGAGGACAATCCGGCCCTGGGCCTGCGCGGCGTGCGTACCAGCCTGTGGCGCCCGGACCTGCTCGACGATCAGCTGCGCGCGATCTTGCGGGTTCGTCCCGCCGGCCGCTGCCGGATCATGGTGCCGATGGTGAGCGGTCTCGACGAGCTCCGCGAAGTGCGGGAGCGGGCTCACGCCGTCGCCGCGGAGATCGGCGAGACGGCGCCGTTCGAGCTCGGCGTCATGATAGAGACCCCGGCGGCGGCGATGCTGGTGGATCAGCTTGCCGCGGAAGCGGATTTCTTCTCGGTCGGCACCAACGATCTTACCCAGTATACGCTGGCGATGGACCGCACCAACGCTCTGGTCGCGGCCCAGGTCGATGCCTTTCACCCGGCGGTGCTGCGCCTGATCGGGGTCGCGGCAGAGGCGGCGCGACGCCGCGGCCGCGTGATCGGCGCCTGCGGCGGCCTCGCCTCCGATCCGCTTGGCGCCTGCCTGCTCGTCGGGCTCGGCCTCACCGAATTGTCGGTCACCGCAGCCTACGTGCCGACGATCAAGGCCCGCCTGCGCGGCATTACCGTGGCGGAATGTACCGCCCTCGCCGAGCGCGCCCTCGCCCAGACCTCCACCGCCGACGTCAGGCGCATCGCCGACGAACCGGTCGCCACCATTCGCCTTGCAGGAGCTTCGGCATGA